Proteins encoded together in one Candidatus Eisenbacteria bacterium window:
- the rpsT gene encoding 30S ribosomal protein S20, producing the protein MPHHKSAKKRMKTNERDRKRNAAVKSKVRKVTRALRQSADPGKVVDLLKSASSALDNAARKGVIHKKTVDRQKSRLAKKAAGVGRSKAKA; encoded by the coding sequence ATGCCCCATCACAAGTCGGCCAAGAAGAGGATGAAGACGAACGAGCGCGATCGAAAGCGAAACGCCGCCGTCAAGAGCAAGGTCCGCAAGGTCACGCGCGCCCTTCGTCAATCGGCCGATCCGGGCAAGGTCGTCGATCTCCTCAAGTCGGCGTCGTCCGCGCTCGACAACGCGGCCCGCAAGGGGGTCATCCACAAGAAGACCGTCGATCGGCAGAAGAGCCGTTTGGCGAAGAAGGCCGCTGGCGTCGGGCGATCCAAAGCGAAGGCCTAG